From the genome of bacterium, one region includes:
- a CDS encoding TRL-like family protein yields the protein MKRLVMTTVLAALCVTMMTGCGAIIAMGGGGTLYQDTKTPLSQVSYWGPSTSTAAKKGEASFTSILGIIATGDASLKEAMESGGITKVHHIDQEVTSILGIISTYKIIVYGE from the coding sequence ATGAAGCGTCTGGTAATGACGACGGTTCTGGCCGCTCTCTGCGTAACCATGATGACCGGCTGCGGCGCGATCATCGCCATGGGCGGCGGCGGCACGCTGTACCAGGACACCAAGACCCCGCTGAGCCAAGTCAGCTACTGGGGCCCGTCCACGAGCACGGCGGCGAAGAAGGGCGAAGCCTCATTCACATCAATCCTTGGCATCATCGCCACCGGCGATGCGAGCCTCAAGGAAGCGATGGAAAGCGGCGGTATCACTAAGGTCCACCACATCGACCAGGAAGTCACAAGCATCCTGGGCATCATCTCGACCTACAAGATCATCGTCTACGGCGAGTAG
- a CDS encoding ferritin family protein has product MAVDTEKAGELFYRSMVAQSKDENLRGLFSLLAEQEKRHISVFVDIAKTIKVEPSEMPANWEEVSLYLRAATESRYFFGKDKALSAARSAQTAEQAVNTALAFEKETLLFYLEVSDMVPAVNRPAVEALLREERAHIRRLTGFQHSGKV; this is encoded by the coding sequence ATGGCAGTAGATACGGAGAAGGCCGGCGAGCTGTTTTACAGGTCAATGGTGGCGCAGTCAAAGGACGAGAACCTGAGGGGACTGTTTTCCCTCCTGGCAGAACAGGAGAAGAGACACATCAGCGTGTTCGTGGACATCGCCAAGACAATCAAGGTCGAGCCGAGTGAAATGCCGGCCAACTGGGAAGAGGTCTCACTCTACCTCAGGGCCGCCACCGAATCTCGCTACTTCTTCGGCAAAGACAAGGCACTCAGCGCGGCTCGGAGCGCGCAGACTGCGGAACAGGCGGTCAACACCGCTTTGGCTTTCGAGAAGGAAACGCTCCTGTTCTACCTTGAGGTCTCAGACATGGTGCCTGCCGTCAACCGGCCCGCGGTTGAGGCGCTTCTTCGCGAGGAACGGGCTCATATTCGCCGGCTGACCGGATTCCAGCACTCGGGCAAGGTATGA
- a CDS encoding ferritin family protein: MTPTATSAALATATEAEKQSLRAYLRLAWETRDPSGKQMFIRLATDEFEHMRLLETWQIEKEPPVAVAPSAIERLVPKLSDKSLQIRGARGQHQLSALEAALDLERSAQSFYEEQARQAEPGPTRDTFTRLAAMEAAHFALIQAEIDNIRQDGFWFGLPEFTLESER; encoded by the coding sequence ATGACTCCGACCGCGACTTCTGCCGCGCTGGCAACGGCAACCGAGGCCGAGAAACAGAGCCTGCGCGCATATCTAAGACTCGCCTGGGAGACCCGTGACCCTTCAGGCAAGCAGATGTTCATCCGCCTTGCGACCGACGAATTCGAGCACATGCGCCTGCTTGAAACCTGGCAGATTGAAAAGGAGCCGCCGGTCGCGGTCGCGCCATCGGCCATCGAACGCCTCGTCCCGAAGCTATCGGATAAATCTCTGCAAATCAGGGGTGCTAGAGGCCAGCATCAACTCTCCGCGCTCGAAGCCGCTCTCGACCTTGAACGTTCAGCTCAGAGCTTCTACGAAGAACAGGCCCGGCAGGCCGAGCCCGGCCCGACCCGCGACACCTTCACGCGTCTCGCCGCGATGGAAGCGGCCCACTTTGCCCTTATCCAGGCCGAAATCGACAACATCCGGCAGGACGGATTCTGGTTCGGCCTGCCCGAGTTCACCCTGGAATCAGAAAGATAA